CTTTTGTCTGCTGTTATGAGTATGGCGTCTGAACTTAATTCTTTGCTTCTTATCCATTTTAAAAGTTCTAGACCATTGCCCTTTAGCAGGAATACATCCAATAAGATTAGATCAGGAGAAAGCTCCTGAATTTTTTCTTTAGCTTCTTCAACATTTCCAGTGCGATGAATAACCTTGAAGCCGCTTAATTTACCTACAAATTTTGTATTTATATCCATAACCATTGGATCATCTTCAATTAGCATGACCTTTATCATTTAAAACACCTCCATTCTAAATAGTTACATACCAAGTTGTTTCATTTCCCGTTGTATAGTTTATCTCTCCACCAACCTGATCTATTATTTGCTTAACATTATTAAGTCCAAAGCCTCTAAAGCCCTCTTTACTTGACGAACCTCTTTCAAAAAGCTTCTTACCAAACTCTTCTGGTATTGGTGCCCCATTGTTTGAAATTTTAATATAAACTTTACTATCCATTTCTTCGATAGAAAAACCAATTTTGCCGTCTGAACTCCCCATAACAGCCTCTATGGAATTTTCAATAAGATTCCCAACTACACAAATCAACTCGTCTTCGTTAATACGGTCAGGCAATCTGCTTAAGTAGGATTTTTCATCTATATCAAACTGGATTTTTGCTTCTGCAGCTTTGTTATACTTGGATAACAATAGTCCAGCTAAAGGTGCAACTTTTATACTGTTGCTTAAAGTGCATATAAGCTCATTTCTTACATTTGAAGTATGCTGTATAAATTCCACAGCCTTGTTATACTCCTCAAGCTGAATTAGTCCAGAAATAGTCTGCAGCTTATTCATAAATTCATGATTCTGAGCTCTTAAGTTCCATGCAACTTCCTTAAACCCTGTCAAAGCTTCTGCCATTTGCTTGGTTTTAAGTTTCCAAGCAATTTCATTGGGTTCCATTCCAAAAATAGTTTTCTTAATGTTATAGGCCAGGATAACAGAACCTACAACCCCTATAAAAAGTCCTATGCCTATATAAGGTATAAACCTTTTAAGCAAGCTAAAAAATTCTTTATTCAAATCACCAATAAGTATTCCGACACACACTGCCCCAACCTGTGTTCCCTCTTTATATATCGGAGTAAATGCTCTTAACGAATATCCTAGACTTCCTTGTGCTTCACTTACATAGGTTTGTCCATTTTTTAAACAAGATTCCTCGTCATCTCCAGTAAATTTTTTACCTATCTTCTCGGGTAAGGGGTGAGAGTATCTTATCCCATCCATATCCATAACGGTTATAAATTGAACTTTTGTCTTAAGTCTTATTCTTTCTACTGTTTCCTGAATCTTATCAGCTCCATTAGGATCTCCAATAGCCTCTTGAATATCTTTCATGCTTGCAATTACCGCAGCAGTGTTTTGAACATTTCTGCTCATTTGCTCCTTAACATTTTCCTGCATTTCATAGTAGGAAAATAAACTTACTATACCTAGAGTAACTGTAAGAATAATAGTCATAAAAACCATTATTTTATATTGAAGCTTCATAGTTCCTCCCATTGGCTTAATAAATTTTTAACAATCTAATCACATTATATTATATTTCGACAAATTTTGAAAGAAAATTTCTTATTGCT
The genomic region above belongs to Clostridium swellfunianum and contains:
- a CDS encoding ATP-binding protein, which gives rise to MKLQYKIMVFMTIILTVTLGIVSLFSYYEMQENVKEQMSRNVQNTAAVIASMKDIQEAIGDPNGADKIQETVERIRLKTKVQFITVMDMDGIRYSHPLPEKIGKKFTGDDEESCLKNGQTYVSEAQGSLGYSLRAFTPIYKEGTQVGAVCVGILIGDLNKEFFSLLKRFIPYIGIGLFIGVVGSVILAYNIKKTIFGMEPNEIAWKLKTKQMAEALTGFKEVAWNLRAQNHEFMNKLQTISGLIQLEEYNKAVEFIQHTSNVRNELICTLSNSIKVAPLAGLLLSKYNKAAEAKIQFDIDEKSYLSRLPDRINEDELICVVGNLIENSIEAVMGSSDGKIGFSIEEMDSKVYIKISNNGAPIPEEFGKKLFERGSSSKEGFRGFGLNNVKQIIDQVGGEINYTTGNETTWYVTI